In Argiope bruennichi chromosome X1, qqArgBrue1.1, whole genome shotgun sequence, the genomic stretch taattttatcagaactttttgataatttttctttaaaaaaaagtttctgtaatttaatttcaCGTCACAATTTTCTTAatcttaatacttttaatataattaaaaagatatttactaaaaatattttatttgaattatattggGAGTTACCGATATAATTAGTTTCaagtaatgttttttaaatgacttAAGATAGTAGATAACAAgacaaatttaagattttcttatACCATCAACCAATTTAAGATGCATATACCAACTTAAATGCATCATTATAGCTGTACTTGCTTCATACAATGACTTTTTTCTATGTTAAGTGCCTTTTGTATTAAactatttgtatttgtttttactCAGTAGCGGATTTTCATCTACGCAATCGTTAAGCTAAAAGGCGGCCGTAAGAAggtcaattaaaaatttgatttccctACTGGTCAAATAAATGAGATTGTAAAAACtgcaaattctatgaataataaaatattaagataatattaactctttatcaagtataattagaCTGATTCCTTTCTGTTTCATTacgttaatttatttataagaacacTTATAAAAATCGAACTTGCTTCAATGATATTGTATATAAGCGTGCATATCGTGCAGTCtggaattataatagaaaaataaagacaaatatatattcatagagttaattaaaaattattaacgtaaaacaaatcattaacaaGTTAAAAATGTGCCAAAATGTGAAGCCTATAGggtcatctttattaaaaaagggGACTTCATAATGTGTACTTCTTAGAGCCGCAAAATAGCCCTcagcattaataataataaatcagttaaagtgaaaagctataaattttgtaaatagtttcattcatttattactagtcgcctttggagaccagagttagttatatttcattttagataaatagtttagatataacttcatatacaCGTTCCATCAAATGCCGCATATTTGAATTAATGCCGCATATTTGAATTGCTCTTACgcatgttctgtttattgtgtacatgaacctttctagtGGAAACCAGTCCCATAGCAATCTAACGCTATAAAAAGCGTAAATATCCAGTTcgtctatcttctaaatttcgcggtaTAGCAATTTCACGTTTTTATTTGTCTTacaaactatacagatattaaacggaatccttcttttttagctttcaacaatggaagaaaatcacgattttaaatcaaacaatgaaaataatttgaattttaagataatctaTTAAAcgattaaaaagtataattaaaaagaaaaattttttaaacttgtaaatgatgtaaaatttatcttttatgcaataatatcttcggaagttattgtggaaaatgccagaattcaatttaatttttaattaaataaaattgtaattaaaacttcaataaaattctttccgAGGTGTGCATTCCCGCCTATCTATATATGTGCAAAACTTGGTAGCTGCATGCCgaatgatctggcctgtagaacgccaacacgcACACGCGCGAGCGAAACACGGAAacgtttgtttttaataatttttaatattatttaatattttaatcacgCGATTATTCTTTCGAAAAACTGAGAGGGCAGCGGaggtctcctcaaaattttcttgcatactttcttattaaaatgttatcCCCCTCCCTATACATAAAATTGTGTACTTCGGGTAGGCCATGAATGCCTTGCATGCTATTGGTGaagaatagttacgaaatattgatctttggcgtgaatttagtatttttactgaatttatcgcgTGTTTCTGACTGATATATTTGACAATTAATTCGTGGCTTGCTCAAATACCTggaaatcgaatatgcatttcggacgcctttttaaaaaattaaaatcgaattaaatttgaattgaattaaatttaaatttgaattgaattgaattgaaattaaaatttgacacagaactactaCAGAGTCACAAAATCCGTTGCcagttttcatatatttaagctattatgtttttgagttatcgcttttacatgcttcGAAAAATAGAGATCGGCAGACGGTCAACCCTTCGCCGTTTCCAAATTTCATAGTCATCTGTACTTTAGATAAATCTGGGTgtcaaattttacccatctagctcgTTTCTTGTTAAATAATATTCGGACAGCCGCACTGACAGATTTCCTCGGactggattttattcaaaatttgatagaaatatacagatTTGTGTAAATGCCAAAGAccaaaaatttggtataagaacAAATGCCAAatgtcatccatctagctcaaaacgttttagTGTCATCGtggtcacagacagacggatatatttccagaaatgtgtttttccagtctaaattggttaaaatatcgagtttaatttttttaaagattacaatattttctctatacttcgcatacgagaaagtaaaaaaaaaacgtaaacgggaaaaaaaatttggtaaatttctttttattaaatagaatttttaaaaaatgtttcagaggAATGCAATTTCAGCAGCGGACGTAATTTGTCTAGCACAGCTCGGACACAACCAAAtcggtttttattaatatttaatgatatactTTATAGAAAccattaataataacaattaatatatcAGATCCAGTTTAATCACCTCCTTGATAACTGCGGAAGGcgaaaaagttcatttttttctttaatgcttGTTCTTTATAAATGGGGAGTCTTTTCTGTAGAAATGAAGTTTCATCTTTTAATTTCGCTGTctcagtatatatattttttcaaaaatttgctttaaattgatCTCTTTATgagttatatattaaatattactgctcttttcttttctttttctatttctttcttttttgttaccTTTCAGCGATACCCTTTTCCCACACAAAACACGTGCATCTGCGTGTTAATTTATACATTTCCCCCTTCAttcgtgttttattttttaaatatttaattaaagtagaTGATATATTAAAGCAGTGAAGGAATACTAATGATTCTTTCTTCAACCAACACTCGCCAACTTGAAAtgaattctatgaataaaaaaaaagtaaaccaCGCCTGTATCCATAGCAACGAAAAGAGAGAAAACTTAATTCGTGACTGATGGCAATAAGTGCCTAAATATGACGTAAATGAAACTTGTATGATTTATACGTTAGGTTAATGTGTGTATGCACTTGACGGagtgtttcaaaaataactatCACACAATTTTTTCTTATGTGGAAACGCGATATAGACGAAGACAcggttttctttatattttgaataaaaataaatggccaaagctttataaaaataaatttcctttaaatatttggctatcgaaaagaaacaaaatagttGCGCTTCaactgcaaattaaatttaaagtcctgaattataattaaaggaaacttctttttgaaaaaggTATTATAAAAGGTGTATTTAGTACcgattaataagaaaaatatttaaaagctattcatgattaaaatagcatttattttaattatttttcatttttttaaagttattcctTTTTCATACAGGTATGCATAGGATGTCTCCTACTTGTTCAGAAAACACATGCTTACCGAGGTGATTCGTACTCCAATGATGAGTCATTTTCTTTTACTAAGAATGAAAACTTGGATGAAAAGAAACCGAAACTTTACTCCATTCATAAAGACAACAAAGACAGAGTTGATAGTGAATCGGCGGAGGATGATAAAGTTTCGAACTACGATTTTTATAAACCTctgaatcaaagaaaaaaagaaagaaaatattatgtgGAAGGCGATGAGATAGTACACAAGGAACATGCTGAGCCAACCGATGATTTATCACCTTATTTGATATACAAGAATCAAAGACAGAAATGGCTGAAAGAGAAAGATTCCAATGTCGAATCTACTGATAAAGAGAGTTATGGGTATGGCAATGACGAGGATGTGAAAGAGCAACCAAGATATGGCTTCCATCCAGATGAATCATACGAGGTAACAAAACCAAAGAATCCAAGTCATGATTCTTCATGGAATGATGGTACCAGTGCACGTTATAAAGAATTAACAAACGAAAAGTATCCGTTAAAAAGTTGGAAACAGCCTTATGAAAAATCACCTTACAAACACAGCGAGGATGAATATGAATTGAAGACTTCGTATCCAAAAGTTTACAAAGCCATTGATGAATATTCTACCGATATTAAGGATTCGAATCCTAAAGCATGGAATTCGCACGAGGGTTCACCACCAttgaatgattataaaattaaaactgaatataaaaaagaaggatTGCTCAGAgatgttaataaatatgaaagcgtcaataataaagaattgcatggaattcaaaatgaatacaaACATCCATACTCTGAGCACCAATATGCAACCAAGGAAAATTATTATAGCAAGCCGGAGTTAATTAATGAAGACAAAAAGGGATACAgtcaaaattattatagtaaGCCACAGTTAATTAATGAAGACAAAAAGGaatacaatcaaaattattatagtaaGCCACAGTTAATTAATGAAGACAAAAAGGAATACAAACATGAGTATTTGCATCCATCTAAAGAAGAGAAACAACCGGCAGTTGCTGGATTGCTCCATGATAAATTAGGAGATGAAGACGATTTcgggaaatatttgaaatcagaatATCTTAAAATCCGCCCATTtacaacttcaaaatttaatcatggAGGTCATATTTATGGATGGTCATATAAACCATATGAATATCTGCATCAGAAATATCTAGCCGACCtcgatattaagaaaaaattcctGCAGGAACACGAAAAGAAATTTGCTGAGATGCAAAAGAAACACATGGAATCCTTCAAAAAGTTTATGAATAAGGAATTCTTAGGCGCAAAACACAAATATCCAGAATTCAGAATCCCAGCGATTGATGCAATGCACAGCAAACCAAATCATCAAACAGATTCTCATAAGCATTATGACAGTGAGCCGTTAAAACATGACGTATCTTCCGAAACCCATCATTACAACCACCCTTAAACCAAACTGTTATTAAAGCTGCATAGGACATGGGCACTTTTTTCTACTTTGCTTCATCATAAGGTCATTTCAAATGGGTAGTATTAGAAGTAGGTTAATTGAGGGGCGAAAAACTGGGAACTGAATGGTTGTGATATTGTTGCTATACATAGATTCATAAACTTTTCCTATGTCATTACAGTGAACTCCTATTTCCAACGGAATTAGATAACTTAGCAATTCCATGGATAATCTGCAAAGTACTGAAAAACAATTCCTTGGATAATCAACAAAATAACCGAAAAAGAACACAAATAAacacgaaaatttttatttatagtaagagATAATCGCCtacaattatgatttaattttaattagtttgagatttttattttcacaagattattgatttattttttttaagaaactaactgttattggattttgattttttgcattaaaacgcatcttttatttatttactattacacTCTTATTTTCAACAACAATTTGGAATTAATACTCATAGATAATCGAGAGTTTACTGTATATTGATTTTCATCTTTCTAAATGAATATGTATTGAAAAGTGtcaagaatgttaaaaataaataaattggttatcaattatgtttattattatagttGCTGTTCCCAATATTTTAATGCCagtgtttattttgttatttcaaatgcattttgtaatttcattgtGTTCTAGCTCATACTAGCAACCGTATTAACATGCTTATAAATTCATCTAACATCAAGCTATCATATAAGATTATTAATTGGAATGTTTTAAATAAGCCTGTCATTTGTATAAATTGCATAAAGTGTTTTTCACAATAAAGTTCTCTCtacgcaaaatattttttgtttagttttttcaGTTTGAAGAAATATGTGAAACCATTTATTCTTTGTGAATACACTTAAACTAATTCCctgaaaataaattgtacaatttACTATCTCTccacaataattaatatttgatcttgaatttttgttaaataacaaCTATGTAACAAAACTTTTCACTCAAATGTTGGTATTTTTATCGAAATGCGGataaacaattaatgaaaattaataaattgtattgttaaaattGCTATACTTGCTCGTttttagctatttaaattcttgaaatatttttaatgagtcgaataattaaaaaagaaggtttcaaaatattgaaatacagtgttattttgaaaattgtgtaGTTACCACTttgcattttcatgaaatattaatcctCTTCTCATGCTTTAGTGGTTATAAACAAATAACACCAGAAATAAACCATAATCCTTTTCCCTAATTGTCAATTCAAAGCAATAAGATTAAATGTAACACAAGCTTTAATGAGTACTTTACGTATTAAGAGTGAAtgtgtattaattaataaattattattcaatgaagCGGATGAAGTGTTATTAGtgttatttatctttcaaaatcatTGTTCCTGAAATATCCTTTGTAGAATTTCCGTTTACAGCTATAATcagtttcataatatttcattttctctgACTCACTCATTCGCTGATGTGAATGACACGAGTCATTTCAATTACAGTGTTTGAAAAGATGAAAGCATACAACTACCAATTTAGTCTGATGAGCAGCTGGTGAAACTCGCAGCAGCGTCGAATgtaaaatgcattcattattcAACAAGAATAATAGAACTTAACTTTTAGTCATAGCAATTGAAACggtaattcatataataataataaataacagaaattaattttttctgacaTTATGATTGCTtttgatatttgttaaaatatatgacgtggtatttttttatatatcaatatttatatttctttttcgctAATGCTATATGAAGTGATAAAGgagaatttataaagaaaatattacttatcTCTTTGGTAACAAAAAGTTACATTAAATGCAAGAACATTTCAGCTACGTAGATTTAAAcgtttttaatagtaaaaaaatattgaaaatttagaattatcagctaaatatttgaactttttttcttcaaatttttgtaCCCTATATAGCATTAAACGTCTGCTCAGAAAATTCGAGGTAAGCCATTATAGCTAAAGACCttcagttttatgaaaaatatctaagataataatatttgctTCTCCTATTTATATAAAACCCTAAAAATACCTATAACACTACATTTAAAATCAAAGACATAAAACTGTGCTAGATATTGCCAATCAAGcctagaatttttaaatgtgtatttctaTGAGAGTAGGTAATATAGAGTATTCGATTGTGttcgaagactttttttttaagcGACTTGTATGTTTTCTTTAATGTTAACTGCATATGTTTCTTAACTATGGAAAGAATGTAAAatcaagctttaaaaatattattttttaaaaaaattgaggcaTTTGacgaaaaatagttaaaaaattagtcTTAAGCTAACAGCCatagataatattatattttaaatatacataaatatcttAGATGAGTCCATTCTTATGACGGTTATCtgtgttattttctaaaatatattcttgtaattcaaaataattttgtgatataGTTGAACAAAGTTATTAAACTggtaatttttcataagaaaatgctttttacttACACTCAAACACTTAAAAATTCAGTATTGACCTTGGTTTTTAGAGGAAAACATAAAACAAACTTTAGTGATTAATCTGAGAAGATTTCATATTAATGCttgaataactttttgaaaaatcattgttACGGtcgagcgttttttttttttttttctttatctcaaAAATATCGTTTcacagaaaaagtattaaaagttttaaaacaatacaaaataatacttataaCTTGGTAATAAAACAGCTGTGACTTCATTTGTAATTCACATTCAGTGATAAATAGGACAGTTTTAAACAGTTTATAAAACAGactataacattaaatttaaaaattcgataatttcATCAAAAACGATGGTTTTAAACCAGTCATATGACTGAAAATTCTGTTCAGTTGCTGCATTTATCGATGtctggatttttaaaattgtatcggtttcaaataatttattttttttaaaacatgaaaagtcaaaatatatcaaattaccaATTAAAATTTACTGTATAAATTATATCTATACCTTAATTACTTCTTGACAACGCAGTATAGTTACAGTagtattaaaattagttaatatatttaacaacaaattaaaaaatagaaattcttttggATATAATTGTTGATTAAGATTCACCAGATGCTATTAAAATTCACAGTCGTTATCAGAAGAAAATTGTAAATcttatatttctgcatttttactatatttcaaatgttatacATATATGAAGTCTTGATAAATCGATacacaaatacatatatttatttgcttatacGTATTTAAGAATTCTTCTTCCGAAAATTAGTTATAAAgtattgaaaatgcaattaaaatgaataaaataaatttatatcattactaaattatttaataaactgccACGTACTTCATACAACCGTGTTCTTGGTCTCCATAATATGAATTTCGAAATATCGAGGATTAAAACTAAGTGAAGATATTTGACAaagttttagttattttctattgccatttggaaataaataaaagattttattgcaaattaacatgtgtttattcaaaaatattttgtatatttagtatattatatattttatgtaaattttaatgctgaatatttgaatattaattgtcAATGAAATGATGTAATATTATTTGccttatacaatttttataataaatacttgataatataattacattaattaattaatcaatataactacattaattaattaatataattacactgatttatatttcaagaaaaatttacatgctcatctttttttaattattgaacttAGTCAATATCTGGTGTGATTAAATATTGACTTTGAAATAgggtaattaaagaaaaacagtttAGAAAAGATCAACAAAATAAACTctcttacattaaaattttttttctttttttttaattattcacagCCTAGATGTTATtgattattactaaaattaattattactattggTTATTATAATTAGTCTTTTGTGCATtggtttaattttgtattaaagagTAGAAAAGTAGAGAGTGCTTAAGTAGAACTTAAGTAGTACTTAAGTTATGACAAATAGTACttaagtagaaaataatgaactcaaatttcacaaaataattgtTGGTTCCTGAATGGATTATTTCATCCAATAATGAAGTgagattataatttgaaaattcattgttAAGAATAgcaattaagatattaaatattaaaagtaataattatgacCAATTATAATCAATTACAATTGGGAGATTCAAGGCTAAGAATAACAGTTGGGAGATTCAGTATTAAGAATAACAATTAGAAAATTCAGTACTGCTAATAATAATTAGGAGAATCGATACTGGGATACTGGATACTCATATACCTTTCATAGACCTTTCTCAAGTGAAATCTAATATTGCATGGTagagataatacataaatataaaattaattggcaTATATATTTACtagtaagtatatatatttactgGTATTCTAGAAACATATTTACTAGTATGCAATACATTCATacaaggattttttaaattttatgaatgaaatataatactTTGATACACAATTTTACTGgacaaatacacatttttaaatactgtatcttagtattctttttagaaaatagttcttattattttttacatgccGATCCGTTGCTTTTAGCAGATTTCAATCtttcttttacacttt encodes the following:
- the LOC129958870 gene encoding uncharacterized protein LOC129958870, translated to MQHCVGGTASIVRSLVCIGCLLLVQKTHAYRGDSYSNDESFSFTKNENLDEKKPKLYSIHKDNKDRVDSESAEDDKVSNYDFYKPLNQRKKERKYYVEGDEIVHKEHAEPTDDLSPYLIYKNQRQKWLKEKDSNVESTDKESYGYGNDEDVKEQPRYGFHPDESYEVTKPKNPSHDSSWNDGTSARYKELTNEKYPLKSWKQPYEKSPYKHSEDEYELKTSYPKVYKAIDEYSTDIKDSNPKAWNSHEGSPPLNDYKIKTEYKKEGLLRDVNKYESVNNKELHGIQNEYKHPYSEHQYATKENYYSKPELINEDKKGYSQNYYSKPQLINEDKKEYNQNYYSKPQLINEDKKEYKHEYLHPSKEEKQPAVAGLLHDKLGDEDDFGKYLKSEYLKIRPFTTSKFNHGGHIYGWSYKPYEYLHQKYLADLDIKKKFLQEHEKKFAEMQKKHMESFKKFMNKEFLGAKHKYPEFRIPAIDAMHSKPNHQTDSHKHYDSEPLKHDVSSETHHYNHP